A DNA window from Hydrogenophaga taeniospiralis contains the following coding sequences:
- a CDS encoding AMP-binding protein: MPKIAPDLLALQRLYHWEKTTPNRVALTQPMGAGAVQDFTWSQIGDQVRRMAAHLQSQGWEPGSKVAILSKNCAWWMMSDLAIWMAGHVSVPLYPTLAAETVRQILTHSEAKACFIGKLDGWEGMKPGVPEGLPCISYALSPLDAIESYEGWDTICGRHQPLQGTPLRQGEELATLIYTSGTTGLPKGVMHSFENFAWALDSGLKRIPMSADDRMLSYLPLAHVVERMLVEHGWLRTGMHVYFAESLDTFAADLQRARPTIFFSVPRLWVKFQQGVHHKMPPAKLNRLLGIPILGGIVRRKVMKALGLDQCQFAAGGAAHMPLALLQWYSRLGLHINEGYGMTENLALSHITEPGKNQQGTVGPVYEGVEHRIDPATGEVQMRSQALMLGYYKDPERSREAFTEDGWLRTGDKGEIDAQGLLRITGRVKDLFKTGKGKYVAPAPIEDKLVEHEAVEACVVTGANLGQPLGIVMLNAEAVARAADAGARAELEHSLEQHLQRINATLDPHEQLQCLVLVTTAWTVDNDVITPTFKVKRNRIEDLYAKHYERWESSGRKVIWQNS; the protein is encoded by the coding sequence ATGCCCAAGATCGCGCCCGACCTGCTCGCGCTGCAGCGCCTGTACCACTGGGAGAAGACCACGCCCAACCGCGTGGCCCTCACGCAGCCCATGGGCGCGGGCGCGGTGCAGGACTTCACCTGGAGCCAGATCGGCGATCAGGTGCGACGCATGGCAGCGCACCTGCAGTCCCAGGGCTGGGAGCCGGGCTCCAAGGTGGCCATCCTCTCGAAGAACTGCGCCTGGTGGATGATGAGCGACCTGGCGATCTGGATGGCCGGCCATGTGTCGGTGCCGCTGTACCCCACGCTGGCGGCCGAGACGGTGCGCCAGATCCTGACCCACAGCGAGGCCAAGGCCTGCTTCATCGGCAAGCTCGACGGCTGGGAGGGCATGAAGCCCGGTGTGCCCGAAGGCCTGCCCTGCATCAGCTACGCGCTCTCACCGCTGGACGCGATCGAAAGTTACGAAGGCTGGGACACCATCTGCGGGCGCCACCAGCCGCTGCAGGGCACACCGCTGCGCCAGGGCGAAGAGCTGGCCACGCTGATCTACACCTCGGGCACCACCGGCCTGCCCAAAGGCGTGATGCACAGCTTCGAGAATTTCGCCTGGGCACTCGACTCCGGCCTCAAGCGCATCCCCATGTCGGCCGACGACCGCATGCTGTCCTACCTGCCGCTGGCGCACGTGGTCGAGCGCATGCTGGTTGAACACGGCTGGCTGCGCACCGGCATGCACGTGTATTTCGCCGAGTCGCTCGACACCTTCGCGGCCGACCTGCAACGCGCTCGGCCCACCATCTTCTTCTCGGTACCGCGCCTGTGGGTGAAGTTCCAGCAGGGTGTGCACCACAAGATGCCGCCGGCCAAGCTCAACCGGCTCCTGGGCATCCCCATCCTGGGCGGCATCGTGCGCAGGAAGGTGATGAAGGCGCTGGGCCTGGACCAGTGCCAGTTCGCCGCCGGGGGCGCCGCCCACATGCCACTGGCCCTGCTGCAGTGGTACAGCCGGCTGGGGCTGCACATCAACGAGGGCTACGGCATGACCGAGAACCTCGCGCTTTCGCACATCACCGAGCCGGGCAAGAACCAGCAGGGCACCGTGGGCCCGGTCTACGAGGGCGTCGAACACCGCATCGATCCGGCCACGGGCGAGGTGCAGATGCGCAGCCAAGCGCTGATGCTGGGCTATTACAAGGATCCGGAACGGAGCCGCGAGGCCTTCACCGAAGATGGCTGGCTCAGGACCGGCGACAAGGGCGAGATCGACGCCCAGGGCCTGCTGCGCATCACCGGCCGGGTGAAGGACCTGTTCAAGACCGGCAAGGGCAAATACGTGGCGCCCGCACCGATCGAGGACAAGCTGGTGGAACACGAAGCGGTGGAGGCCTGCGTGGTGACCGGCGCCAACCTGGGCCAGCCGCTGGGCATCGTGATGCTCAACGCCGAGGCCGTGGCCCGGGCGGCCGATGCCGGCGCGCGCGCCGAGCTCGAACACTCACTGGAACAACACCTTCAACGCATCAACGCCACGCTCGACCCGCACGAACAGCTGCAATGCCTCGTGCTCGTGACCACCGCCTGGACGGTGGACAACGATGTGATCACCCCGACCTTCAAGGTCAAGCGCAACCGCATCGAAGACCTGTACGCGAAGCACTACGAACGCTGGGAATCCTCGGGCCGCAAGGTGATCTGGCAAAACAGCTGA
- a CDS encoding glycoside hydrolase family 25 protein, which yields MWSTRLSIPVLRHPLARWGLLLVWWVAGMAGAATPGDQPQGVDTSHHNTAVDWTALYAGGVRFVFIKATDGMDYLDPAFADNFRAAQAAGLLRGGYHFYETNDDGAAQAAWFIRHVDLQPGDLPPVVDIERIKAPVDGDLHTQFAAFLNALEAHYGQPAIIYTGPDFWNHAMRQHFPGHPLWVAQYGVPAPTVPDGWSSWTLWQYTETWQPPGAKAPIDGNVFNGDAASLQLLRLPSKSAGANGAVKTSPVSPATKSPR from the coding sequence ATGTGGTCGACACGCCTCTCCATTCCCGTTCTCCGCCATCCCTTGGCCCGATGGGGCCTGCTGCTCGTCTGGTGGGTCGCTGGCATGGCCGGCGCCGCGACCCCGGGCGACCAGCCGCAGGGGGTGGACACCTCGCACCACAACACGGCGGTGGACTGGACCGCGCTGTACGCCGGCGGCGTGCGCTTCGTCTTCATCAAGGCGACGGACGGGATGGACTACCTGGACCCGGCGTTCGCCGACAACTTCCGCGCCGCGCAGGCGGCCGGCCTGCTGCGCGGCGGCTACCACTTCTACGAGACCAACGACGACGGAGCCGCGCAGGCGGCGTGGTTCATCCGCCATGTCGATCTGCAACCCGGTGACCTGCCGCCGGTCGTGGACATCGAGCGCATCAAGGCGCCGGTTGACGGCGACCTGCACACCCAGTTCGCCGCCTTCCTCAACGCGCTGGAAGCGCACTACGGCCAGCCCGCCATCATCTACACCGGTCCCGATTTCTGGAACCACGCGATGCGCCAGCACTTCCCGGGCCATCCGCTGTGGGTGGCCCAGTACGGTGTGCCCGCGCCGACCGTGCCCGACGGCTGGTCCAGCTGGACCCTGTGGCAGTACACCGAAACCTGGCAGCCCCCGGGCGCCAAGGCGCCGATTGACGGCAACGTGTTCAATGGTGACGCCGCGAGCCTGCAGCTGTTGCGGCTGCCTTCGAAAAGTGCCGGGGCGAACGGCGCGGTGAAGACCTCCCCGGTTTCCCCGGCGACGAAAAGTCCGCGCTGA